From a single Gimesia fumaroli genomic region:
- a CDS encoding LolA family protein yields MLRILTLTICLLLVVGLSNVFMISSWADSPQANTIKGDIKSVPDRLLAWASQEPQPKKTAAPADESEKNLKKNPAQANALLKRAREKLLSYSSIRAQITEKVEIGPKPFVISGSYLQGKDLKLRLEFQVQSQKKNDKPVGTLLEICDGQVLWTEHNIKGTSRVTRRDVQAILQQAELNPKSQPNMLVAELGLGGLPGLLASIQKNMKLESVSERKVNGKALTVLNGTWKDEFLAQWKGGDPASPVQLPAYVPNGVRIYLDPQTLFPRRIVYLKKNKETLESMVTLNFTKVTLNAPIPATEFAYEPPDGVFPVDITNQYLKQLTQ; encoded by the coding sequence ATGTTACGCATTTTAACTCTGACAATTTGTCTCCTGCTTGTGGTCGGCCTGAGCAACGTTTTCATGATTTCTTCCTGGGCTGATTCGCCACAAGCCAATACTATAAAAGGGGATATAAAGAGTGTTCCAGACCGCCTTCTAGCCTGGGCGTCTCAAGAGCCCCAGCCCAAAAAGACCGCGGCCCCGGCAGACGAGTCGGAAAAGAATTTGAAAAAAAATCCGGCCCAGGCGAATGCATTACTTAAACGCGCACGCGAAAAACTACTGAGCTACAGCTCTATCAGAGCACAGATCACCGAAAAAGTAGAAATCGGGCCCAAACCCTTTGTGATCAGTGGCAGCTATCTGCAAGGCAAAGACCTGAAGCTTCGGCTGGAATTTCAAGTCCAGAGTCAGAAGAAAAATGATAAGCCTGTCGGGACCCTGCTAGAAATTTGTGATGGGCAGGTACTTTGGACCGAGCATAATATCAAAGGGACCTCACGAGTTACCCGTCGCGATGTGCAGGCGATCTTGCAACAAGCCGAATTGAACCCGAAATCACAGCCAAACATGCTCGTTGCAGAACTAGGCCTGGGTGGACTTCCCGGACTGTTAGCTTCGATCCAGAAAAACATGAAATTGGAGAGTGTGTCAGAACGCAAGGTCAACGGTAAGGCCTTGACCGTCTTGAATGGGACTTGGAAAGACGAGTTTCTGGCACAATGGAAAGGGGGAGATCCTGCTTCCCCAGTGCAGCTACCCGCCTATGTCCCCAATGGAGTCAGAATCTACCTGGATCCACAAACACTCTTTCCCAGAAGAATCGTGTACCTGAAAAAAAATAAAGAGACTCTGGAAAGCATGGTGACGCTCAACTTTACCAAAGTCACTCTCAATGCCCCCATTCCAGCAACCGAATTTGCCTATGAGCCTCCCGATGGCGTCTTTCCGGTTGATATTACGAATCAATATCTTAAACAATTAACGCAATAA
- a CDS encoding vWA domain-containing protein codes for MPAAFTELKQQKSRWQSNSPLHVVPSWAASLAIHSLILLILVSSLNRCDSGQTGGQEGNLRSVGIYVKQSPEAEQIQESEQESQETTPNQLTPQNQVTEVLDQPPVDPRLPELNSKLLGAGPTQTPSIPNSPSTDLTTDQLMSPSTALAPPVMGTGNVNFFDAVDSGKRFVFVLDCSGSMAAPQGAPIRKARSELIASLAGLNHHQQFQIIFYNTSTRAMQQRGKAAGLLYATDINRTLARQFIQSVEPDGGTDHLPALKRALSFQPDVIFFLTDAKHPQLSSADLNEIRVRNGGKAKIHCIEFGEGFPVKEGNSLDKLARQNRGSYRYYNVRKFIKNR; via the coding sequence ATGCCGGCAGCATTTACAGAATTAAAACAGCAGAAATCACGATGGCAGAGCAATTCTCCTCTGCATGTGGTTCCCAGCTGGGCTGCCTCGCTTGCGATCCATTCCTTAATCCTGCTGATTCTGGTCTCCAGTCTTAATCGGTGTGATAGTGGCCAGACAGGGGGACAGGAAGGAAATCTCCGAAGTGTCGGGATTTATGTCAAACAATCGCCTGAAGCAGAGCAAATTCAGGAATCAGAACAAGAATCTCAGGAAACCACTCCAAACCAACTGACTCCTCAAAATCAGGTGACAGAAGTTCTGGATCAGCCCCCCGTCGACCCTCGCCTCCCGGAATTGAATTCAAAACTACTGGGAGCAGGACCAACTCAGACTCCCAGTATTCCCAATTCCCCATCCACTGATTTAACAACCGATCAGTTAATGTCTCCCAGCACAGCACTCGCCCCACCTGTAATGGGGACGGGAAATGTGAACTTTTTTGATGCAGTCGATTCCGGTAAGCGATTTGTATTTGTCCTCGACTGTTCGGGCAGTATGGCAGCACCGCAAGGAGCTCCCATTCGTAAAGCCCGCTCAGAACTGATCGCCAGCCTGGCTGGTCTTAATCATCACCAGCAGTTTCAGATCATTTTTTATAACACCAGTACCAGGGCGATGCAGCAGCGCGGCAAAGCAGCCGGATTGCTGTATGCAACTGATATCAATCGTACCCTGGCCCGTCAGTTTATCCAGAGTGTCGAACCAGATGGAGGCACGGATCACCTCCCGGCACTAAAGAGAGCTTTAAGTTTTCAACCGGATGTCATATTCTTTCTGACAGATGCCAAGCATCCTCAGTTATCCAGTGCGGATTTGAATGAAATTCGTGTTCGCAATGGTGGTAAAGCCAAGATTCACTGTATTGAGTTCGGAGAAGGTTTCCCCGTCAAAGAAGGAAATTCACTCGACAAGCTCGCTCGACAGAACCGCGGCAGCTACCGTTATTATAATGTCCGCAAGTTTATCAAGAACCGTTAA
- a CDS encoding TatD family hydrolase: MKLFDTHAHLDEEAFHPDRPETVQRAIDEGVETILTIGTTADSSQRAVDLAATFPNVYAVVGIQPNYIAQMKPGDWERIEALSTTDKVVGIGETGLDCYWDYAPIELQREYFSKHIHLSQKLDLPFVIHCREAEADVVELLKQEAKNAPLKGLMHSFCGSPETAAACLELGLHISFAGMLTFKKNDELRETARQIPLDRLLVETDAPYLAPVPMRGKRNEPAFVKHTCACLAELHNKTAEEMAEITTANAKSLFKIN, from the coding sequence ATGAAATTATTTGATACTCACGCCCACCTTGATGAAGAAGCCTTTCATCCTGACCGTCCTGAAACCGTGCAACGTGCGATTGATGAAGGAGTCGAAACCATCCTAACCATCGGCACTACAGCCGATAGCAGCCAGCGCGCCGTTGACCTCGCGGCGACCTTTCCCAATGTTTACGCAGTCGTTGGGATTCAACCTAACTATATCGCACAAATGAAACCCGGCGACTGGGAACGAATTGAAGCACTTTCGACTACTGACAAAGTCGTAGGAATTGGTGAAACGGGCCTGGATTGCTACTGGGATTATGCGCCTATCGAATTACAACGTGAATACTTCAGCAAGCATATCCATCTCTCGCAAAAACTGGACCTGCCTTTTGTCATTCACTGTCGTGAAGCAGAAGCTGATGTGGTCGAGTTATTAAAGCAGGAGGCAAAGAACGCTCCCCTCAAAGGGCTTATGCACTCGTTTTGCGGAAGCCCGGAAACCGCCGCTGCCTGTCTGGAACTGGGGCTGCATATCTCTTTTGCCGGCATGTTAACCTTCAAGAAAAATGATGAACTGCGCGAAACGGCCCGTCAGATTCCGTTGGATCGACTACTAGTGGAAACAGATGCCCCATATCTGGCACCTGTTCCCATGCGAGGCAAGAGAAATGAACCGGCGTTTGTAAAGCACACTTGTGCCTGCCTGGCAGAACTCCACAACAAAACGGCCGAAGAGATGGCAGAAATCACAACGGCGAACGCGAAATCGCTCTTCAAAATCAACTAG
- a CDS encoding DUF11 domain-containing protein, whose protein sequence is MQRVCSAVAIMLLGFCSGCSSLSPITVSTPWNKPIPKQVEEQSPAVQHADFDTKVGAVRLAAPAQVAAQAVAPASPVQQVAYFQPAPGMAQQCPPYSEFSPAVARDFSLPAGTDPAVIEMYPDEYLFDGGDRENPVHYDDYHRLGLDTEDTIVEYQTHKGKHEVKKSNRVAVYAPRFAAIRSASSPLSGTSVDTLAATEDTVHGVGLEARTVITQHKQREQLEGIRMRSRASGVETESQQGSVGQTAYISGHTKLNNLFQDTGTETTGQFEQSDEARIAYQVQAAAIWSRTQFPVIAIREQSAHESKRAIKPEEYIGVEDKRKTEGDLRLIKLADKKNAEPGDVITFTIKYENVGDFDVDGIKIVDNLTPRLEYIQDSATSDRKGRLVVEDNNEGSLILTFEVDETVKGHQGGVVTFQARVR, encoded by the coding sequence ATGCAGCGTGTCTGCTCTGCGGTAGCGATAATGCTGCTTGGCTTCTGCAGTGGGTGTTCCAGTTTATCCCCCATCACAGTCTCTACGCCTTGGAATAAACCAATTCCTAAACAGGTAGAGGAACAATCACCGGCCGTACAACATGCCGACTTTGATACAAAAGTAGGAGCAGTGCGTCTCGCGGCTCCTGCACAGGTCGCGGCCCAGGCTGTGGCTCCCGCATCGCCAGTGCAACAGGTGGCCTACTTTCAGCCCGCTCCCGGAATGGCACAACAGTGTCCTCCTTATTCTGAATTTTCTCCGGCGGTCGCACGAGATTTCTCTCTGCCTGCCGGGACTGATCCTGCGGTCATTGAAATGTACCCGGATGAATATCTGTTTGATGGTGGCGATCGAGAGAATCCAGTGCACTATGATGACTACCATCGTCTGGGACTGGATACGGAAGACACTATCGTTGAGTATCAAACTCACAAAGGGAAACACGAAGTGAAAAAATCAAATCGGGTCGCCGTTTATGCACCCCGGTTTGCAGCGATTCGTTCGGCCAGCTCACCTCTCTCCGGAACGTCTGTTGATACTCTTGCAGCAACTGAAGACACAGTACATGGCGTCGGCCTAGAAGCACGTACGGTGATTACTCAACACAAACAGCGCGAGCAACTGGAAGGCATTCGCATGCGTTCGCGTGCCAGTGGTGTGGAAACAGAAAGTCAACAGGGATCTGTGGGGCAGACTGCGTATATCAGCGGTCATACCAAGCTAAACAATCTGTTCCAGGATACAGGAACAGAGACCACCGGGCAGTTTGAACAATCGGATGAAGCCCGAATTGCCTATCAGGTCCAGGCTGCAGCAATTTGGTCACGAACGCAGTTTCCTGTTATTGCAATTCGGGAACAATCGGCCCATGAATCCAAACGAGCCATCAAACCTGAAGAATATATTGGTGTCGAAGACAAACGAAAAACTGAAGGGGATCTGCGACTTATCAAACTGGCAGATAAGAAAAATGCGGAACCTGGTGACGTGATTACCTTCACCATTAAATATGAGAATGTCGGTGATTTCGATGTCGACGGGATTAAGATTGTGGACAACTTAACGCCTCGACTGGAATATATTCAGGATAGTGCCACATCGGATCGCAAAGGGCGTCTGGTTGTCGAAGACAATAATGAAGGCAGCTTGATTCTGACTTTCGAAGTCGATGAAACAGTGAAAGGACACCAGGGGGGCGTCGTGACCTTCCAGGCTCGTGTTCGTTAG
- a CDS encoding MotA/TolQ/ExbB proton channel family protein has product MDRSKPFLKFACLSLVCFCISLATPTLCSAADAPADAESAGAAKIDLRQLVDDAGAIGIIIAVLSVAMVALIVEHIISIRSNALMPPGLAEEVHGLITQQQYRSADSVCKSNPSFLAYVLSAGLAEVQMGYGAVEKAMEDAAMQQSARLNRKIEYLSVIGTLSPMLGLLGTVWGMILAFSEFTAKANPDVAELAPGISKALITTLFGLSVTVPALASFAFFRNRIDELVAQSSLLAEHVFADFKRSVAFPGKQPGKPPRKRPEDEPAQRIASQQAARPTHPPGGQET; this is encoded by the coding sequence ATGGATCGAAGTAAGCCTTTTTTAAAATTTGCCTGTTTGAGCCTTGTCTGTTTCTGCATCAGTCTGGCAACCCCTACCCTCTGTTCAGCCGCCGATGCCCCTGCGGACGCTGAAAGTGCAGGTGCCGCAAAAATTGATCTCCGCCAACTGGTTGATGATGCTGGCGCAATTGGAATTATTATTGCCGTGCTGAGTGTGGCAATGGTTGCGCTGATTGTCGAACACATCATCAGCATCCGCAGCAATGCTCTCATGCCACCCGGGCTGGCTGAAGAAGTACACGGATTAATTACCCAACAACAGTACCGCAGTGCCGACTCGGTCTGTAAGTCCAATCCCAGCTTTTTAGCTTATGTGCTCTCAGCTGGTTTAGCGGAAGTACAGATGGGTTATGGTGCGGTTGAGAAAGCGATGGAAGATGCTGCCATGCAGCAGTCAGCGCGTTTGAATCGCAAGATTGAATATCTCTCAGTAATTGGAACCCTGTCTCCCATGCTAGGTCTACTGGGAACCGTCTGGGGGATGATTCTGGCATTCTCTGAATTCACCGCCAAAGCAAATCCGGATGTCGCAGAACTCGCCCCCGGTATTTCTAAAGCATTGATCACGACGCTGTTCGGCTTAAGTGTAACCGTACCGGCTCTTGCCAGCTTTGCCTTCTTTCGAAACCGGATTGACGAACTCGTTGCACAGTCATCTTTACTAGCAGAACATGTGTTTGCTGACTTCAAACGCAGTGTGGCTTTTCCTGGTAAACAGCCCGGAAAACCTCCTCGCAAACGACCGGAAGATGAACCGGCACAACGAATCGCGTCCCAGCAGGCAGCGCGTCCGACACATCCCCCCGGAGGACAGGAAACGTGA
- a CDS encoding STAS domain-containing protein: MTVQQGGILQVYHAGPLCVAGFGGRDILDSFSVKDIRDELLELVKEQDCETLAIDLTGVKLIPSGMLGLLASMRDLNIEIHLYNPSDDIREVLEITKLNQFMHLHDVEIPY; the protein is encoded by the coding sequence ATGACAGTTCAACAGGGAGGAATTCTCCAGGTCTATCATGCGGGCCCCCTGTGTGTGGCCGGATTTGGTGGGAGAGATATTCTGGATAGCTTCAGTGTGAAAGATATTCGAGATGAGTTATTGGAACTGGTGAAGGAGCAAGATTGTGAAACACTCGCCATCGATTTGACAGGCGTCAAATTGATCCCCAGTGGTATGCTCGGTCTTCTGGCATCCATGAGAGATCTTAATATCGAGATTCACCTTTACAATCCTTCAGATGATATTCGTGAAGTTTTGGAGATCACAAAGTTGAATCAGTTCATGCATCTGCATGATGTGGAGATTCCCTATTAG
- a CDS encoding ExbD/TolR family protein — translation MKIPSHHNTRHDIQDQATMTPMIDVVFLLLIFFISASANQIREFLLPTELATGSIESTETIPQEQPLGEVWLKLKRQDNQTIVELNEREYAQFEQLKQTLTELAELAPEIPVILDINEDVPLGEMIRTYDTCLAAGFNSINFATDVSKITPQKKSITSQN, via the coding sequence ATGAAAATCCCTTCGCACCATAATACACGACACGACATTCAGGATCAGGCGACCATGACGCCGATGATCGACGTGGTGTTTCTATTGTTAATCTTCTTTATCAGTGCCTCGGCGAATCAGATTCGGGAGTTTTTGCTCCCTACAGAACTGGCAACCGGCAGTATTGAATCAACGGAAACTATTCCACAGGAGCAGCCTTTAGGGGAAGTCTGGCTAAAATTGAAACGGCAAGATAACCAGACCATTGTAGAATTGAATGAGCGCGAGTATGCTCAGTTTGAACAATTAAAACAGACTTTGACCGAACTGGCAGAACTGGCTCCGGAGATTCCTGTGATTCTGGATATCAATGAGGATGTCCCGCTGGGTGAAATGATTCGCACCTACGATACCTGCCTGGCTGCCGGATTCAATTCCATTAATTTTGCCACCGACGTAAGCAAGATCACTCCCCAAAAGAAATCAATCACGTCCCAAAACTGA
- the lspA gene encoding signal peptidase II: MSVTVSKATRYTLLIACLLFCVGCDQYTKKIAFEKLKSEPAITYFNNTLRMEYAENTGAFLSVGSRLSKPVRFFLLVIANAAFLIIVSGMLIFRWQMPLIQFIALSLLLAGGIGNLIDRVFLNGIVIDFLNIGFGPLRTGIFNVADMAITGGALLMLVSWLFTKDQNAKGNQVESSSTEQVTPSTTE, translated from the coding sequence ATGTCTGTGACGGTATCCAAAGCGACTCGCTATACCTTACTGATAGCCTGTTTGCTGTTTTGTGTCGGCTGTGATCAATACACCAAAAAGATCGCCTTTGAAAAACTCAAATCTGAGCCGGCCATAACCTATTTCAATAATACGCTACGCATGGAATATGCTGAAAACACAGGGGCTTTTCTCAGTGTCGGTAGCCGTCTTTCGAAACCAGTCCGATTTTTTCTGCTGGTAATTGCGAACGCAGCCTTCTTAATCATAGTCAGCGGTATGTTAATCTTTCGCTGGCAGATGCCACTGATTCAATTCATTGCACTTTCTCTGCTACTCGCTGGTGGGATTGGTAATTTAATTGATCGCGTTTTTCTGAATGGAATCGTGATTGACTTTCTGAACATCGGCTTCGGCCCGTTACGCACGGGAATTTTTAATGTGGCTGACATGGCCATCACAGGGGGCGCCCTGCTGATGTTGGTATCGTGGTTATTTACAAAAGATCAAAACGCGAAAGGCAACCAGGTTGAATCGTCCTCGACTGAGCAGGTTACCCCCTCTACAACGGAGTAA
- a CDS encoding ExbD/TolR family protein, producing the protein MKIPTRVRQQGIRFNITPLIDIVFLLIVFFLAATHLTQNEKLEAVELPLASQHESEPEETPRRMIITITLDKKLHLRGKEISAEELDAQLLSIDDTKRKETEIRIRGDQRIPYQIVERVLISCARAGISNVQFAVLNE; encoded by the coding sequence GTGAAAATCCCAACCCGTGTCCGTCAGCAGGGAATCCGCTTTAACATTACCCCTTTAATTGACATTGTGTTTCTGCTAATCGTTTTCTTTCTGGCAGCCACTCATCTGACTCAGAATGAAAAACTGGAAGCCGTTGAGCTTCCGCTAGCATCACAGCATGAAAGCGAACCGGAAGAAACACCGCGGCGGATGATCATCACGATCACCTTAGATAAAAAACTGCACCTGCGCGGCAAAGAAATCTCGGCTGAAGAACTGGACGCGCAACTTCTGTCTATTGATGACACGAAGCGAAAAGAAACGGAAATTCGCATTCGCGGGGATCAACGGATTCCGTATCAGATCGTCGAACGCGTGCTCATCAGCTGTGCCCGTGCGGGGATTTCCAATGTTCAATTTGCCGTCCTGAACGAGTAA
- a CDS encoding tetratricopeptide repeat protein encodes MRTFALAISITVFLLPKTVPTCAQDKIEVRPDHHVGQATLPCTILDFTQSNIKVKLLPSGFVRTYPSSQIVKVHTPQTEQHQQGLEQLQNGEYEKAIDSFTESLNIENRSWVRREILALMVKAALGQGDDLKAALRFQIMVESEPDSRSFDLIPLDWSIKETLSPARSAARGWLTDKSELKQLMGASILLTAPDYQAQAEAAMRSLATSTNINIQQLARTQLWRLRLREGDVSHRELQRWERNLYQVPEHLRAGPYFLLGTGYAMLERHGQAAASFLWIPLAYDSNQQLSAQANLKAADSLLALGQTANALRLYQETVARFPKSASKQIAQQMVNQLLKPNTSNNSPTTVPN; translated from the coding sequence ATGAGAACTTTTGCTCTCGCCATCTCGATCACTGTTTTTCTATTACCCAAAACAGTCCCCACCTGTGCCCAGGATAAGATCGAAGTTCGCCCTGATCATCACGTCGGCCAGGCAACGCTCCCCTGCACGATTCTGGATTTCACGCAATCAAACATTAAAGTCAAGCTGCTTCCCAGCGGTTTTGTGCGCACATATCCCAGCTCACAAATCGTCAAAGTCCATACTCCACAAACGGAGCAACATCAACAGGGGCTGGAACAACTACAAAATGGGGAATATGAAAAGGCAATCGACTCGTTTACTGAATCGCTAAATATTGAAAATCGGTCTTGGGTACGGCGTGAAATCCTGGCCTTGATGGTCAAAGCTGCGTTAGGTCAGGGCGATGACCTGAAGGCAGCGTTGCGGTTTCAGATCATGGTGGAAAGTGAGCCGGACTCGCGTTCTTTCGACCTGATTCCTCTGGACTGGTCCATCAAAGAAACACTTTCTCCGGCCCGTAGTGCCGCGCGGGGGTGGCTGACAGACAAGAGCGAACTCAAACAATTAATGGGGGCAAGTATTCTACTGACTGCTCCAGATTATCAGGCGCAGGCTGAAGCCGCGATGAGATCACTGGCAACCAGTACGAACATCAACATCCAGCAATTAGCACGAACTCAACTCTGGCGTCTCCGTTTAAGAGAAGGCGATGTCAGTCATAGAGAACTGCAGCGCTGGGAACGAAATCTTTATCAGGTTCCGGAGCACTTGCGTGCCGGTCCTTATTTTCTATTGGGCACCGGTTATGCCATGCTGGAACGTCACGGTCAGGCTGCTGCTTCGTTTCTCTGGATTCCCTTAGCCTATGATTCCAATCAACAGTTATCTGCTCAGGCAAATCTGAAAGCGGCGGACTCGTTACTGGCTCTAGGTCAAACAGCCAATGCCCTGCGTCTATACCAGGAAACCGTTGCCCGCTTTCCAAAATCCGCTTCAAAACAAATCGCACAACAGATGGTGAATCAACTCCTAAAACCCAATACATCCAACAACAGTCCCACGACTGTCCCCAATTGA
- a CDS encoding lysophospholipid acyltransferase family protein produces MNPETVSILILVFYALVVLTVVVYQAVKLPDGWQAWILFVIARVYVPALWHVRANRRCPFPGDSAAIIIANHRSPADPVILWYNSHLGNPKKKKRCISFLMAREYYELPGLVGWISRSMKSIPVDRNGKDVAPVRDALRRLKQGDLIGVFPEGGIQEGRPIVHANSGIAFLALRSRVPVYPVYINNSPGGKSMVEPFYSFSKTSLVYGDPIDLSAYYDLRASKDVLEEVTTLMMQRLAELGETEYLGSPTSEEQEQLIQMPADHYRSTN; encoded by the coding sequence ATGAATCCAGAAACAGTCAGCATCTTGATACTCGTGTTTTATGCTCTCGTTGTTTTAACGGTCGTTGTCTATCAGGCGGTGAAGCTTCCCGATGGATGGCAAGCCTGGATTTTATTTGTGATTGCTCGGGTTTATGTGCCGGCTTTGTGGCATGTCAGGGCAAATCGCCGTTGTCCCTTTCCAGGTGATTCAGCTGCGATCATCATCGCCAATCATCGCAGTCCTGCTGACCCAGTGATTCTCTGGTATAATTCTCATTTGGGAAATCCAAAGAAAAAAAAACGCTGTATCAGTTTCTTAATGGCCCGAGAGTATTATGAACTTCCAGGTCTGGTAGGCTGGATCTCGCGGTCCATGAAATCGATTCCCGTTGATCGGAATGGAAAAGATGTTGCTCCTGTTCGTGATGCACTTCGTAGATTAAAGCAGGGAGATCTGATCGGCGTCTTTCCTGAGGGGGGGATTCAGGAAGGACGCCCTATTGTACATGCGAATTCAGGGATTGCCTTTCTGGCACTGCGTTCTCGTGTACCCGTTTATCCAGTCTATATTAATAACTCTCCTGGCGGTAAAAGTATGGTGGAACCATTCTATTCATTTTCGAAGACATCATTAGTCTATGGCGATCCGATTGATCTTTCCGCCTATTATGATCTCCGCGCTTCGAAAGACGTACTGGAAGAAGTGACCACACTCATGATGCAGAGACTTGCCGAATTGGGGGAGACCGAGTATCTGGGAAGCCCCACATCTGAGGAGCAGGAACAGCTTATCCAAATGCCAGCAGATCATTATCGCTCAACGAACTGA
- a CDS encoding serine hydrolase domain-containing protein, translating into MPQINAERWNAVEQLVDHFYETDQVPAIALQVMVEEASRSYFKGRQRVSDERESLREDAIFLVASITKPIVVLGVLKLLEAGDLLLGDRVKRFIPEFGCAGKHGITIRHLMTHTSGLPDMLPNNRELRSANAPLSEFVKQICQIAPDEPPGRMVQYQSSGIAILAEVIQRVTGQTCAEYLTQVLFEPLEMRDTSLGVPGEWSTGNQPKIDRITEIRIPEELNIEPHWGWNSPYWRGFGAPWGGLFTTPSDLANLVKMLQQGGRYRQQQIFSPRTLEEATRNQLNNIPGLSKSARQGKGWGLGWQIVTPANSDYYGDLLSPNAYGHGGATGTVLWIDPRLQASAIILTTQPQEPHGRFLARISNTIVATIEQ; encoded by the coding sequence ATGCCTCAAATTAATGCCGAACGCTGGAATGCGGTTGAACAACTGGTTGATCATTTCTATGAAACAGACCAGGTGCCGGCGATTGCCCTGCAGGTCATGGTGGAAGAGGCATCACGCAGTTACTTCAAAGGGCGACAGCGAGTTAGCGATGAAAGAGAATCTTTACGCGAAGATGCTATTTTTCTGGTTGCTTCGATTACAAAGCCGATTGTTGTGTTGGGGGTACTGAAACTGCTTGAAGCGGGAGACCTCTTGCTGGGTGATCGGGTAAAACGATTCATTCCTGAATTCGGTTGTGCCGGTAAGCATGGCATCACGATTCGGCATCTGATGACGCATACTTCCGGATTGCCCGATATGCTGCCGAATAACCGTGAACTGCGTTCTGCGAACGCCCCCCTTTCCGAGTTTGTCAAACAGATTTGCCAGATCGCTCCCGATGAACCACCGGGGAGAATGGTGCAATATCAGAGTTCGGGGATTGCCATTTTAGCAGAGGTGATACAGCGAGTCACCGGTCAAACCTGTGCAGAATATTTAACACAAGTACTATTTGAACCACTGGAGATGAGAGATACATCGCTGGGAGTTCCTGGCGAATGGTCGACTGGGAATCAGCCGAAAATCGATCGGATCACCGAAATTCGAATACCGGAAGAATTGAACATAGAACCGCATTGGGGCTGGAATAGTCCGTACTGGAGAGGCTTTGGTGCCCCCTGGGGAGGGTTATTCACGACTCCCTCTGATTTAGCGAACTTGGTTAAGATGCTACAGCAGGGGGGACGCTACCGGCAACAGCAGATCTTTTCTCCCCGAACTCTAGAGGAAGCCACGCGAAATCAATTGAATAACATTCCTGGTTTATCGAAGTCAGCCCGACAGGGGAAAGGCTGGGGGTTGGGTTGGCAAATTGTGACGCCAGCCAATAGTGATTATTATGGAGATTTGCTGTCTCCCAACGCGTACGGGCATGGCGGAGCAACAGGTACTGTGTTGTGGATTGATCCTCGGCTACAAGCGTCCGCCATCATCCTGACGACCCAGCCTCAAGAACCTCATGGGCGTTTTCTGGCCCGCATTTCGAATACAATCGTTGCAACAATCGAGCAGTAA